Within bacterium, the genomic segment GTACGCAAAACTCTAGACCCTAAAAGCTTTCCATGGTCTTATTATAAAAATCACTTTTTCCATTGGTTTCTGGCCCGCTTTAATACGGTTGCGGCACGTCAGATTTTCAATTCATCATGGTTGAGCGGCCATATTCATCTCTTTATTGATTTCTTTATCTTATTTATCGCAGGCTTATTTTTTTATTTCAATCCGGTTGCGGTTTGCTATCGACTGTCGGCGATGCTCGGCTTGATGATTATATTTTTGTTAGGTAAAATCATAACCAAAATTCCATCGACATATTACTTGCAGTCATTGATGCCTCGGTTAGCGGTCACTATCAGCATAGGGTATCTTTTTCTTTCTTCTGCAGGAGGGCTTGTTAATTTCCTGTATATTGTGACGGGAGGCCATGCTTTACATTATATAGCCGGAATTGCTATTTTAATTTCCGTATGGCTCTATATAATCCTAGTTATCCAGAGCAGGATAAAACCTACACCCGATTTTCCGCAAGCCTTCAGGCTATCTTTTCATTTGATGCTCACTGCTGCAGCATACAGCGCCTTGGGTCTGTTAATCTGTGAGCCCATTCTATTTTCCAAATCATTTCTTGCTGAAAACAATATTTGCAACGCTCAAGCATCCAGTACATACCTATTCACAACTGCGACCATTGCCATGGCTATTGGTGTGGCTTTGCAATTGGTTTGGGAAGAAAAACCCGTTACAGATCCTTTATAAATTGAGGTATCGGCAAATGAAGGAACTAGATTTTACGATAAAAACCGTGACTCCCGCTTTTATTGCCGGGGCGATGGAAAAAGACGAAACAATCAGGTGGACGAACAATAAGGGTAAGCAAGAAAGCAAAAAGGTTCGGTACCGCCTCATCGGCATGGATGGGGATGGCCTTCGCGTACCCTCGCTGCGCGGTATCTTGCGTTTTTGGTTCAGGGCAAAAGAAGGAGTTCAAGATTGCCATCTACTGGCTGAAAAAGAAGCTTGGCTGTTCGGCAGCACAGAGTGCGGCCAAGGCATCAGGCTGATTCCTGCCAGCCAAGAAAGCTGGGAACCCCTGAAACTGAAGAATCTGCCTCCCGGCCAAGCGCAAGCGTATCTGGGTTATGGGCCTTTAAATTATTTGGACAAAATTTCAAAAGTTACATCGCATAACAAAAGTTCATGCCGCGATGCGATACCGGTAAATACTTCATTTGAGTTTAAAGCACTAGGAACGAAAGAACAAATTGAAGAAATAGAAAAGATACTGATTCTTCTGCATTTATTTGGCGGTGCAGGCTCCAGATCTCGTCGTGGCTGGGGAAGTCTGATCGTTCCTTCAATATCCCAAACATCCTATACATCCATCACTCAATATTTTAAAGATCTACTTATTAAGGTATGGCCGGATAAAGCGGATCGTCCCTCCTTGCGAGCTTGGACGACAAATTATTCAGCTTTTACAAAAGATACAAAAGCAGTGATATCTCATGAACTAAAAAGCTACGAGGAGGCGCTTGATTTCCTGTTTGCAGTAATGCAGATCGATAGAAGTCATAAGAACTCGATCGGCAAAAAAGATCATGATCTGGAGTATGGAGATAATACAAAACCTCAAATAAGTGGTGTGCCGGAAAGGATTGCCTTCGGATTGCCCTATCATCCCAAGTCGAAAAAAGGCTTGGATATAGAATATATCGGCTTTATTCCAGATCCATCTGACCCTTCCAATTTGAAAAAAGCCCAAAAAATAGACCGAAGGGCTTCTCCGCTTTTGCTTAAAGTGCTGTTTGCTCCCGATAAAAAGTATTATGCTGTAGCGTTGTTTTTCAATAATTCTTTTTTCGGCAACCCCACTGCACAAATCGGCACGACTAAACATGACAACACATTGCCGTTTCCCGGCTATACAGCTATAACAAAATTCATGAGTGACCCAAAATGGAATCCAATCAGTTTACCTTAAAGCATGAGGAGATATACCATGATCAACAATTATATTCATGCCTTGCTTACATTTCATTGCATCACCCCCTTGCATGTCGGTTGTGGTCAAGAAGTGGGCGTGGTGGATTTGCCTGTTATTCGCGAAAGATCAACCGGGCATCCTTTTATTCCTGGGTCGGGAATCCGTGGAACACTGCGGGATGTCTTTGAGCTGCAAGATACAACATTGACGCGTCAGCTATTCGGACCGGACAACGGCGCGTCGAATCATGCCGGGTGTCTGGCCGTTCATGATGCCCATTTGCTGCTGTTCCCCGTACGGGCCGATAAACAGGTCTTTTGCTGGATCACATGCCCTATGGTGCTGCAACGCTGGAATAGAGATATCAAAGCATATGGCTTCAAACCTGATGAATGGACTTGTACTTCTTTTGTCAACCTAGCCGAGGACAAATTCGTTGGGCCGGAGGAGCCATTAGGCAAACAGCTTCATTTGGAAGAATTCTGCTTCGATCGTTTCGATCGTGATGCCGCACAAA encodes:
- the cmr4 gene encoding type III-B CRISPR module RAMP protein Cmr4, with the translated sequence MINNYIHALLTFHCITPLHVGCGQEVGVVDLPVIRERSTGHPFIPGSGIRGTLRDVFELQDTTLTRQLFGPDNGASNHAGCLAVHDAHLLLFPVRADKQVFCWITCPMVLQRWNRDIKAYGFKPDEWTCTSFVNLAEDKFVGPEEPLGKQLHLEEFCFDRFDRDAAQNNLAESLKTWADKVGQAVGLSSAKDRTCLVSDKAFYHFVNYATMLIQHNTLTTAKTVKDGALFSVESVPPEAVFYGLIGATQERKEPEEGEKRLQAMKVLEKFKQTLFVHDEKKTSASQTPIAEQQIAKTSPAFLQFGGDEGTGLGVTKLTWLTVEEV